One genomic window of Gammaproteobacteria bacterium includes the following:
- a CDS encoding DUF1887 family protein, translated as MSKTYSHMILLSGEQTAPNLLAARYYAPEKVYILHTDFWKSKLMAERLAMRLESMFPETREVAAFQPGKVTETVSELLDELPDLVVNITGGTKPMSIGALQAAQRAGKDVIYVRSQGGKTEIDTYTFSKDGHSRVLVTHQVMDAISLEDYLVSYFGTSYQVTGVRGKKGTLGRAFEEAIEQALQPPVVDEIHMGWKHESGAVDVDAVIRCNNQVGIMEIKTGSKARSAEGIKQLALAGGQRFFGTYARRFLVVNQDWTRLSNLKALAEALDITVLELPEYREPRPLRSEEIQTLKQAIYSRLSKPARYVQWEVVRQKVIEQCARMQYFLSTYDERKFQEQAGDWEAGDQMIDFLNKSIGETRDRILEDLAAWEPPAETSSLTDIIQSAIEMIDNGPHCKNWGDKKACERVTNALRSYIKAE; from the coding sequence ATGAGCAAAACATATTCACATATGATTCTCCTCTCCGGCGAACAGACCGCCCCTAACCTGCTCGCCGCGCGTTACTATGCCCCTGAAAAAGTGTACATCCTGCACACCGATTTCTGGAAGAGCAAGTTGATGGCCGAGCGGCTGGCAATGCGTCTGGAGAGCATGTTCCCGGAAACACGGGAAGTAGCCGCATTTCAACCGGGGAAAGTGACTGAAACCGTCTCCGAACTTCTGGATGAATTACCGGATTTGGTCGTCAACATTACCGGCGGCACAAAGCCGATGTCCATCGGAGCATTACAGGCAGCCCAGCGTGCAGGGAAAGATGTCATCTACGTCCGCAGCCAGGGCGGGAAAACCGAAATCGACACGTACACTTTCTCCAAAGATGGTCATTCCAGAGTACTTGTCACTCACCAAGTCATGGACGCCATCTCCCTGGAAGACTATCTGGTCTCGTATTTTGGCACATCCTACCAGGTGACCGGCGTGCGCGGCAAAAAGGGGACGCTCGGACGGGCATTCGAGGAAGCCATTGAGCAGGCTCTCCAACCCCCAGTGGTAGATGAAATCCACATGGGCTGGAAGCACGAAAGCGGCGCCGTAGACGTGGATGCCGTCATACGCTGTAACAACCAGGTTGGCATCATGGAAATCAAGACTGGCAGCAAAGCACGCTCAGCCGAAGGCATCAAGCAACTGGCTCTGGCTGGCGGTCAGCGCTTCTTTGGCACCTATGCTCGGCGCTTTCTGGTCGTCAATCAGGATTGGACTCGCCTGAGCAATTTAAAAGCCCTGGCTGAGGCGCTTGACATCACCGTACTCGAATTGCCAGAATATCGGGAGCCGCGTCCGCTTCGCTCCGAGGAGATTCAGACCCTGAAACAAGCCATCTACTCCAGGCTGAGCAAACCCGCCAGATACGTACAATGGGAGGTCGTTCGGCAAAAGGTAATCGAGCAATGCGCCAGGATGCAATACTTTCTCAGCACCTATGACGAACGCAAATTTCAGGAACAGGCAGGTGATTGGGAAGCGGGAGACCAGATGATAGATTTTCTCAACAAGTCTATCGGGGAAACCCGCGACAGGATTCTGGAAGACCTGGCAGCCTGGGAGCCGCCCGCGGAGACATCCAGCCTGACCGATATCATCCAATCTGCCATCGAAATGATTGACAATGGTCCGCATTGCAAAAATTGGGGCGACAAAA